In Mytilus edulis chromosome 13, xbMytEdul2.2, whole genome shotgun sequence, a single window of DNA contains:
- the LOC139501757 gene encoding acetylcholine receptor subunit beta-type unc-29-like, with translation MKRFTAVRFQFSFILILSCILFNVVNGQTSTDIKQLYTDVFITHQKEVIPNSNFSKPLEVTLKVFLLTITRFDEVDETLDTGVAILTTWNNDGISWNPSSYGNAESIVVSKTDIWTPKLVLLNSVETYEPLGENNDNLGTVLYNGSSSIFLGDLLSSKCKTNIYKFPFDTQTCVLSFVVWGLTHKEVTLTADPYPVDVTYFIPNSDWTLQSYQSRTYLLGAFDILELSLTIKRAPLYYTIVVGCPTILFGLLNPLVFLLPVESGERVGLSMTVLLSFAIFLTMVQMAVPASSNPMSLLLVFMIVTIALSGIIVAVTIYVSSLYYRDPQENMNIILKYFGSRRHRNKRLIVVVPELEKIEKENVKYSTEMNITWKDVCDGLDTYMMVISYCIIIFINCLLFIIVTV, from the coding sequence ATGAAAAGATTTACAGCTGTCAGATTTCagttttcattcattttaattttatcatgtaTACTGTTTAACGTCGTAAATGGACAGACCTCTACAGACATCAAACAGTTATACACCGATGTGTTTATAACTCACCAAAAGGAAGTTATTCCAAATTCGAACTTTTCGAAACCTTTAGAAGTAACATTGAAGGTTTTTTTGCTTACGATAACACGATTTGACGAAGTGGATGAAACATTGGACACTGGAGTTGCAATCCTGACCACCTGGAATAACGATGGAATTTCATGGAACCCGTCTTCATATGGAAATGCAGAATCTATCGTTGTGTCTAAAACAGATATTTGGACCCCGAAATTGGTACTATTAAATTCCGTTGAAACTTATGAACCATTAGGAGAAAATAACGATAATCTTGGAACAGTTCTTTACAATGGTTCTTCAAGTATATTCTTGGGCGATTTATTGTcttcaaaatgtaaaacaaatatttacaagtTTCCATTTGATACGCAAACGTGTGTGCTGTCATTTGTTGTATGGGGACTAACACATAAAGAAGTGACCTTGACAGCGGATCCATATCCGGTTGATGTTACGTACTTCATACCAAACTCTGATTGGACACTGCAATCATACCAAAGTAGAACATATCTGTTGGGGGCATTCGATATATTGGAACTTTCACTTACCATTAAACGTGCACCTTTATATTATACCATAGTGGTAGGTTGTCCTACCATTTTGTTCGGATTATTAAATCCACTCGTGTTTCTACTTCCGGTAGAATCTGGAGAACGTGTAGGACTATCAATGACTGTATTACTATCATTTGCAATATTTCTGACCATGGTACAAATGGCTGTTCCTGCATCTTCTAATCCAATGAGTCTTTTATTGGTCTTTATGATAGTGACTATTGCTTTAAGTGGAATCATTGTTGCGGTgactatttatgtatcatcactttATTATAGAGATCCACAGGAAAATatgaacattattttaaaatattttggatcAAGGCGGCACAGAAATAAAAGATTAATTGTAGTTGTTCCAGAGTTAGAGAAAATTGAAAAGGAGAATGTGAAATACTCAACTGAGATGAATATCACATGGAAGGATGTCTGCGACGGACTAGATACTTATATGATGGTTATATCTTATTGTATCATAATCTTCATCAACtgtttattattcattattgttACGGTGTAA